A section of the Papio anubis isolate 15944 chromosome 16, Panubis1.0, whole genome shotgun sequence genome encodes:
- the DEFB123 gene encoding beta-defensin 123, whose amino-acid sequence MKLLLLTLTVLLLLSQLTPGGTQRCWNLYGKCRHRCSKKERVYVYCLNNKMCCVKPRYQPKEKWWPF is encoded by the exons ATGAAGCTCCTTTTGCTGACTTTGACTGTGCTGCTGCTCTTATCCCAGCTGACTCCAG GTGGCACCCAAAGATGCTGGAATCTTTATGGCAAATGCCGTCACAGATGCTCCAAGAAGGAAAGAGTCTATGTTTACTgcctaaataataaaatgtgttgcGTGAAGCCCAGGTACCAGCCAAAAGAAAAGTGGTGGCCATTTTAA